Within Leptospira brenneri, the genomic segment TTCTCCCACAAATTCACTGACTTTTTGTAAAATGGCTTGCCTGATCACTTCTGGTGGGTCGTTGATATGAGATAAAATTACAGATTCCAATCTTTCTTCTGAAAAAAGTTCTTCTTTTAAATTCATGGCTTCTGTTACACCATCAGTGTACAATACTAACAAATCACCGGGTAAATAACTGACAGTATGTTCTGAGAATTCACAATTACCAATTCCCATGGGTTGGCCTTTCCCAGAAAGGTGTTGGATTTTATGATGTTTTTTGCGATAGATGATTTGTAAATTATGACCGGCAGAAGAATAAGTTAGTTCTTTTTTAGTCATATTAATTCGCACAAGCATTGCTGTGACAAACATAAGAAATCCAGATTTATCTTGTAAAATCTGATTGGCATTGAAGAGGGCTTCGCTAGTGGAAGTGGTTTTTGAAACTTCTTGTTGTAAAACCGTTTTGGAAAACTCCATAAAGAGTGCAGCAGGAGTTCCTTTTCCGGATACATCAGCAATGATGACAGAAACTTCGTCTTTCCCATGAACTACCATATCATAGAAGTCACCACCGATTTCACGTGATGCTTGGTAATAGGTATCAAACTCTAAGAGTGAGTATTGTTTTGGAATGATGGGAAGTGAATGTTTTTGGATCATTGCCGCAACTTGCATATCGCGGTCTATGTTTTTTAATCGTTCACTTTGGATCTTCACTTGTAAAGCGGTATAAGCTTCCCCGACTTGGTTGGTCAGAGTTCGTAAGATCCGAATGTCCATCTCATCAAACCGAGTTCTGGATGTTTTATCGGAAACAACAAGAGAACCTAACCATTCTTTGTTTTTTAAGATAGGGAAAAGAATCATACTGTGTTGGAAAAGGCCTTTGTGGGTGAGTTGGATTCCTTGAGGAGAATTTGCGGTAATGATTTTGAACCCTTTAAACATCCAATCGGCTTTGTCAGCAAAGAGTAAAACCTCCACATCTTCATCGTGGATTTGATCAGAAAAACCTTTCGATTTGGATCTAGGGAGTCCTTTCTTTTCGATTTTTTCAAAGTTAAGAGAGACACGATCTACTTGTAAAACTTCGGAAATGGTTTTGACTGCCAGATCCATAAACTCATCTGAACTTTGGATATTGGCAAGGGCTTGCGAAATTTGAAAAAGTCCATTCAACTCATTGGCTCGTAGGTTCAGACTATCGATAAGAAGACGATTTTTGACGGCAATGGCGGCTAAGTTGGAAAGGTATTTTAGAATTTTGATATCGTTATTGTTAAACTCACGATTGTCGAGGGAATTTACTGCTTCGAGTACACCTTGTACTTCCCCTTGAGCAATCATGGGAACACAAATGAGATTTCTAGTGACATACCCAACTTTTTGGTCAATGGCCTTAAATATCCTTGGGTCATTGGCCGCATCATTCACAATTTCTGGTTTCAAAGTTTCTAAAACCATCCCTGCAATCCCTTTCCCTCTAGGTACTGTTAGGTGAGCTAGAGATTCTTCTTTTAAACCACTAGTGGTGTTGAAGACTAACTGATCATTTTCTTTATCATAAAGCAGAAGTGAAGAACCTTCTGTTTGTAAAACGTCACGGGTGATCCCCATAATTTCACTAAGGAGTGTATCCAAATCTTCATGCGAATTGATCCGGCTAGTAATGTCTGAAATCAGACCTAATGTCAATAGTTTAGTAGGCATCCGAATCTATCCTTATTCGATCAAACTTCCAATCCCTTGGTTCGTCAATATTTCAATTAAGACGGAATGAGGAACTCTCCCGTCAATGATATGGGCTCTTTTGACTCCGGAGTCAATAGCACGCAAACAACATTCTACTTTTGGTATCATGCCACCGGAGATCTGTCCAGTTTTTATATATCCTTGGATATCTGCTTTTTTGAGACCAGTGACCAGTTGCCCATCGATGAGAATTCCGGGTGTGTCCGTAAGTAAAATGAGTTTATCCGCATGAAGGGCTTCTGCAATGGCACCTGCCATTGTATCAGCGTTGATATTAAGCGTTTGGCCATCTTTTGACATAGCCACAGGAGAAATGATGGGGATAAAACCTTCACGTTGTAAGGTGAGTAAAATATTCGGGTCTACTTCTGTAATTTCACCGACTAGACCTAAGTCTACTTTTTGAACCTTACCATCTTCTCCTTCGACTTCCATAAGATATTTTTCAGCGATGGCAAGCCCACCATCCTTTCCAGATAGACCAACCGGTTTTCCACCCTTTTCTTGGATGAGAGAAACGATTTGTTTGTTCACTTTTCCAGTAAGAACCATCTCGACCACTTCCATGGTAGCTTCGTCGGTGACCCTATGACCACGGATGAATTGGGTATTGAGGTCGAGTGATTTGATGAGGGCATTGATTTCAGGACCACCGCCATGAACCACAACGGGATTGATCCCTAAATATTTAAGTAGTACAATATCTTCAGCAAAAGATGCTTTTAATTCTTCTTCCACCATGGCGGCTCCGCCATATTTAATGACAATGGTTTTGCCAGAATAT encodes:
- the argB gene encoding acetylglutamate kinase, encoding MNHHSEKINHILEALPYLIKYSGKTIVIKYGGAAMVEEELKASFAEDIVLLKYLGINPVVVHGGGPEINALIKSLDLNTQFIRGHRVTDEATMEVVEMVLTGKVNKQIVSLIQEKGGKPVGLSGKDGGLAIAEKYLMEVEGEDGKVQKVDLGLVGEITEVDPNILLTLQREGFIPIISPVAMSKDGQTLNINADTMAGAIAEALHADKLILLTDTPGILIDGQLVTGLKKADIQGYIKTGQISGGMIPKVECCLRAIDSGVKRAHIIDGRVPHSVLIEILTNQGIGSLIE
- a CDS encoding SpoIIE family protein phosphatase encodes the protein MPTKLLTLGLISDITSRINSHEDLDTLLSEIMGITRDVLQTEGSSLLLYDKENDQLVFNTTSGLKEESLAHLTVPRGKGIAGMVLETLKPEIVNDAANDPRIFKAIDQKVGYVTRNLICVPMIAQGEVQGVLEAVNSLDNREFNNNDIKILKYLSNLAAIAVKNRLLIDSLNLRANELNGLFQISQALANIQSSDEFMDLAVKTISEVLQVDRVSLNFEKIEKKGLPRSKSKGFSDQIHDEDVEVLLFADKADWMFKGFKIITANSPQGIQLTHKGLFQHSMILFPILKNKEWLGSLVVSDKTSRTRFDEMDIRILRTLTNQVGEAYTALQVKIQSERLKNIDRDMQVAAMIQKHSLPIIPKQYSLLEFDTYYQASREIGGDFYDMVVHGKDEVSVIIADVSGKGTPAALFMEFSKTVLQQEVSKTTSTSEALFNANQILQDKSGFLMFVTAMLVRINMTKKELTYSSAGHNLQIIYRKKHHKIQHLSGKGQPMGIGNCEFSEHTVSYLPGDLLVLYTDGVTEAMNLKEELFSEERLESVILSHINDPPEVIRQAILQKVSEFVGEAEPHDDLSLFIIRLN